One window of the Pseudomonas sp. S04 genome contains the following:
- a CDS encoding MFS transporter has product MTPTITLSAAPDRLPIGALLALAMTGFICIVTETLPAGLLPLISEGLAISPSMAGQMVTAYALGSVLAVIPMTIATRGWRRRNVLLLTIVGFLLFNSITALSSHYGVTLVARFFAGVAAGLAWSLLAGYARRMVAPHQQGKALALAMVGTPIALALGVPLGTWLGGLVGWRTTFGIMSALTLVLIAWVLVKVPDYPPQAAHQRMSLRTVLTTPGVRPVLAVVISWMLAHNILYTYIAPFVAPAGLGDQVDLVLLVFGIAALVGIWVTAKLVEPLLRKTVLVSLAAFVTVCVMLGFLGRVPEVIYIGVAVWGLSFGGAATLLQTALADAAGDGADVALSLNVVAWNSAIAGSGVVGGVLLDRWGVASFPWAMVVLVGVGFAIVWSARVHGFKSGPRAAGRPAVAGH; this is encoded by the coding sequence GTGACACCCACAATCACCTTATCGGCAGCGCCCGACCGTCTGCCCATCGGCGCGTTGCTTGCTCTGGCCATGACCGGATTCATCTGCATCGTTACCGAAACTCTGCCCGCTGGGCTGTTGCCGCTGATCAGTGAAGGCCTGGCGATTTCCCCCTCCATGGCCGGCCAGATGGTCACCGCTTACGCTCTGGGCTCGGTGCTGGCGGTCATCCCCATGACCATCGCCACCCGTGGCTGGCGCCGCCGTAACGTGCTGCTGCTGACCATCGTCGGTTTCTTGTTGTTCAATTCCATCACCGCGCTGTCATCCCATTATGGCGTGACTCTGGTGGCGCGCTTCTTCGCCGGTGTCGCGGCGGGGTTGGCCTGGAGCCTGCTGGCCGGCTACGCACGTCGCATGGTTGCGCCCCATCAACAGGGCAAGGCGCTGGCGCTGGCCATGGTCGGCACACCGATTGCTCTGGCCCTAGGCGTACCCCTCGGTACTTGGCTGGGCGGCCTCGTAGGTTGGCGCACCACCTTCGGCATCATGTCGGCCCTGACCCTGGTGCTGATTGCCTGGGTCCTGGTGAAAGTCCCTGACTACCCACCCCAAGCTGCGCACCAGCGCATGTCGCTGCGAACCGTGCTGACCACGCCGGGCGTACGACCTGTGCTAGCGGTGGTGATCAGCTGGATGCTGGCACACAACATTCTCTACACCTACATCGCTCCGTTTGTGGCGCCGGCGGGGTTGGGGGATCAAGTGGATTTGGTGTTGTTGGTGTTTGGTATTGCGGCGTTGGTGGGGATTTGGGTGACTGCCAAATTGGTTGAGCCATTGTTGCGCAAGACTGTGTTGGTGAGCTTGGCAGCGTTTGTGACGGTTTGCGTGATGTTAGGTTTTTTGGGTCGCGTGCCTGAGGTGATCTACATCGGTGTGGCGGTTTGGGGGTTGAGCTTCGGTGGGGCGGCGACGTTGCTGCAAACGGCACTGGCGGATGCGGCCGGGGATGGGGCTGATGTGGCGTTGTCGTTGAATGTAGTGGCCTGGAATAGCGCGATTGCGGGGAGTGGGGTGGTGGGTGGGGTGTTGCTGGATAGGTGGGGCGTCGCCTCTTTTCCATGGGCAATGGTGGTGTTGGTGGGTGTGGGGTTTGCAATTGTCTGGAGCGCTCGGGTTCACGGCTTCAAATCGGGCCCGCGTGCGGCTGGCAGGCCTGCGGTTGCGGGGCACTGA
- the exaC gene encoding acetaldehyde dehydrogenase ExaC, with protein sequence MKYAHPGTPDAIISFKSRYGNYIGGEFVAPVKGQYFTNTSPVNGQPIAEFPRSTAEDIEKALDAAHAAADAWGKTSVQDRSLVLLKIADRIEQNLEVLAITESWDNGKAVRETLNADIPLAADHFRYYAGCIRAQEGSSAEINEHTAAYHFHEPLGVVGQIIPWNFPILMAAWKLAPALAAGNCVVLKPAEQTPLGISVLLELIGDLLPPGVLNVVQGFGKEAGEALATSKRIAKIAFTGSTPVGSHIMKCAAENIIPSTVELGGKSPNIFFADIMQAEESFIEKAAEGLVLAFFNQGEVCTCPSRALVQESIYDDFMKVVMKKVLQIKRGDPLDTDTMVGAQASEQQFDKILSYLEIAKGEGAELLTGGKVEKLEGNLATGYYIQPTLLKGTNKMRVFQEEIFGPVVSITTFKDEAEALAIANDTEFGLGAGLWTRDINRAYRMGRAIKAGRVWTNCYHLYPAHAAFGGYKKSGVGRETHKMMLDHYQQTKNLLVSYDINPLGFF encoded by the coding sequence ATGAAATACGCCCACCCCGGCACTCCCGATGCCATCATTTCCTTCAAGTCCCGCTACGGTAACTACATCGGCGGCGAGTTCGTCGCGCCTGTCAAAGGCCAGTACTTCACCAACACCTCGCCGGTCAACGGCCAGCCGATTGCCGAATTCCCCCGCTCCACGGCCGAAGACATCGAAAAAGCCCTGGACGCGGCCCACGCCGCGGCCGATGCCTGGGGCAAGACCTCGGTCCAGGACCGCTCCCTGGTGCTGTTGAAAATCGCCGATCGCATCGAGCAGAACCTCGAAGTCCTGGCAATCACCGAATCCTGGGACAACGGCAAGGCCGTGCGCGAAACCCTGAACGCCGACATCCCGCTGGCGGCGGATCACTTCCGCTACTACGCCGGGTGCATCCGCGCGCAGGAAGGCAGCTCTGCGGAAATCAACGAACACACCGCGGCCTATCACTTCCACGAACCGCTGGGCGTGGTCGGCCAGATCATCCCGTGGAACTTCCCGATCCTGATGGCCGCCTGGAAACTCGCGCCGGCCCTGGCTGCCGGTAACTGCGTGGTGCTCAAGCCGGCCGAACAAACGCCGCTGGGCATCAGCGTGCTGCTGGAACTGATCGGCGACCTGCTGCCACCGGGCGTGTTGAACGTGGTGCAAGGGTTCGGCAAAGAAGCCGGCGAAGCCCTGGCCACCAGCAAGCGCATCGCCAAGATCGCATTCACCGGCTCGACCCCGGTCGGCTCGCACATCATGAAATGCGCCGCCGAAAACATCATTCCGTCGACCGTGGAACTGGGCGGCAAGTCGCCGAACATCTTCTTCGCCGACATCATGCAAGCCGAAGAATCGTTCATCGAAAAAGCCGCCGAAGGCCTGGTGCTGGCGTTCTTCAACCAGGGTGAAGTCTGCACCTGCCCGTCTCGCGCCCTGGTGCAAGAGTCGATCTACGACGACTTCATGAAAGTCGTGATGAAGAAGGTCCTGCAAATCAAGCGCGGCGACCCGCTCGACACCGACACCATGGTCGGCGCCCAGGCTTCCGAACAGCAATTCGACAAGATTCTCTCCTACCTGGAGATCGCCAAGGGCGAAGGCGCCGAGCTGCTGACCGGTGGCAAGGTGGAAAAACTCGAGGGCAACCTGGCGACCGGCTATTACATCCAGCCGACCCTGCTCAAGGGCACCAACAAAATGCGCGTGTTCCAGGAAGAAATCTTCGGTCCAGTGGTGAGCATCACCACCTTCAAGGACGAAGCCGAAGCCCTGGCCATTGCCAACGACACCGAGTTCGGCCTCGGTGCCGGTCTCTGGACCCGCGACATCAACCGCGCCTACCGCATGGGCCGGGCGATCAAGGCCGGTCGCGTGTGGACCAACTGCTATCACCTGTACCCGGCGCACGCCGCGTTCGGTGGCTACAAGAAGTCCGGCGTCGGCCGTGAAACCCACAAGATGATGCTCGATCACTACCAACAGACCAAAAACCTGCTGGTGAGCTACGACATCAACCCGCTGGGCTTCTTCTGA
- a CDS encoding MFS transporter, which yields MRINPPLVALAIGAFGIGVTEFAPMGMLPGIAADLGVSIPAAGLLVSAYALGVLLGAPLMTLTTGRIPRRYLLIGLMAIFTLGNLMSALATDYYSLMVARVVTSLNHGAFFGVGSIVAASVVAPEKRAGAVAAMFMGLTLATIGGVPLAAWFGELFGWRTAFWGITGLGVVAMAALWFALPNLPAPKSVGVLAEIRALGRGPVLGALALTVVGSGAMFTVFTYIAPILSSETHASTAYITAMLVLFGVGLTLGNMWGGRAADRSIDRTLIVSLSVLILVLLAFTVLMRWPLPAAVAILIWGIASFALVPPLQMRVMEAAKDAPNLASAVNIGAFNFGNAIGAALGGAVINAGLGYPAISLAGAAMASLGLLMVLAYAWRSRSIAAALV from the coding sequence ATGCGTATCAATCCACCACTAGTCGCACTCGCCATAGGTGCCTTTGGCATTGGCGTTACCGAGTTTGCCCCCATGGGCATGTTGCCGGGTATCGCTGCCGATCTCGGCGTTTCCATTCCCGCCGCAGGTCTGTTGGTCAGCGCTTACGCCCTGGGCGTACTGCTCGGCGCGCCGCTGATGACCCTGACCACCGGCAGGATTCCCCGGCGCTATCTGCTGATCGGGCTCATGGCGATTTTCACCCTGGGTAATCTGATGTCAGCCCTGGCTACCGATTACTACAGCCTCATGGTCGCCAGGGTGGTGACCTCGCTGAACCACGGTGCGTTCTTTGGCGTAGGCTCGATCGTCGCCGCCAGCGTGGTCGCCCCTGAGAAACGTGCCGGGGCGGTTGCGGCAATGTTCATGGGCCTGACCCTGGCGACCATCGGCGGCGTGCCGCTTGCCGCCTGGTTTGGCGAACTGTTCGGCTGGCGCACCGCATTCTGGGGTATTACCGGCCTCGGCGTGGTGGCCATGGCGGCGTTGTGGTTCGCCCTGCCCAACCTGCCGGCGCCGAAAAGCGTCGGTGTACTGGCCGAGATTCGGGCACTGGGCCGTGGCCCAGTGTTGGGGGCGCTGGCCCTGACCGTAGTCGGCTCGGGGGCAATGTTTACTGTCTTCACCTACATCGCGCCCATCCTCAGCAGCGAGACCCACGCGTCCACCGCTTACATCACAGCCATGCTGGTGCTGTTCGGTGTGGGGTTGACGCTGGGCAACATGTGGGGCGGGAGGGCCGCCGACCGCTCGATAGATCGCACCCTGATCGTTTCGCTGAGCGTACTGATTCTGGTCTTGCTGGCGTTCACCGTACTGATGCGTTGGCCGCTGCCGGCCGCCGTTGCCATCTTGATATGGGGTATCGCCAGCTTCGCCCTGGTGCCGCCGCTACAGATGCGCGTCATGGAAGCGGCCAAGGACGCGCCCAATTTGGCCTCTGCGGTGAACATCGGAGCGTTCAACTTCGGCAACGCGATTGGTGCGGCGCTGGGCGGCGCGGTGATCAATGCCGGGTTGGGTTATCCAGCGATCTCCCTAGCCGGAGCGGCTATGGCGAGTCTGGGGTTGCTGATGGTGTTGGCGTATGCCTGGCGCTCCAGATCGATTGCCGCAGCGCTTGTGTGA
- a CDS encoding LysR family transcriptional regulator, with the protein MDFSGKSGEMAVFATVAQEGSLSAASRALGLTPSAVSRIIARTEQRLGTRLLLRTTRAITFTAEGEAFLRGARRILADMAEVEEAIADQGVPRGRLRVSAALGHGRLAIVPLVAAFSARYPNIVVDLTLGDEVVDILGGQADVAVRFGHLPDSPLTARRIGATGQVVVASPEYLQRHGTPQEPEDLLRHNCLRFNFRRAEPNWPFIRDAREFSLKVSGNIECSSGEALAQLARVGAGIARIGEFSVSEDLQRGDLIPLLEAWNPGDQEPIHAVFVGGSTMPARVRLFVDFLLEHHRM; encoded by the coding sequence ATGGACTTCAGCGGCAAGTCGGGTGAAATGGCCGTGTTCGCCACCGTGGCGCAGGAAGGCAGCCTGTCGGCCGCCTCGCGTGCATTGGGGCTGACACCCTCGGCGGTCAGTCGGATCATCGCGCGTACCGAACAACGTCTTGGTACCCGCCTGCTGTTGCGAACCACTCGAGCGATCACCTTCACCGCAGAGGGCGAGGCGTTCCTGCGGGGCGCCCGACGGATCCTGGCCGACATGGCCGAGGTCGAAGAAGCCATCGCCGACCAGGGCGTACCAAGGGGCCGATTGCGGGTCAGCGCCGCCCTTGGCCATGGGCGGCTGGCCATCGTTCCCTTGGTGGCAGCTTTCAGTGCTCGCTACCCGAACATCGTCGTCGACCTCACCCTCGGCGACGAAGTCGTCGACATTCTCGGCGGCCAGGCCGACGTGGCGGTACGCTTTGGCCATCTGCCGGACAGCCCGCTGACCGCGCGCAGGATCGGCGCCACCGGCCAGGTAGTGGTGGCATCGCCCGAATATCTGCAGCGCCACGGTACCCCCCAGGAACCGGAAGACCTGCTACGGCACAACTGCCTACGCTTCAACTTCCGACGTGCAGAACCCAATTGGCCGTTCATCCGCGACGCACGTGAGTTTTCCCTGAAGGTCAGCGGCAACATCGAATGCAGCAGTGGTGAAGCGCTGGCACAACTCGCGCGAGTAGGTGCCGGCATTGCGCGTATCGGCGAATTCAGCGTGAGCGAGGATCTGCAACGCGGCGACCTGATACCGCTGCTGGAAGCCTGGAACCCAGGCGACCAGGAACCGATTCATGCGGTGTTCGTCGGTGGTTCGACAATGCCGGCGCGGGTGCGGTTGTTCGTGGATTTCTTGCTGGAACATCACCGGATGTAA
- the acs gene encoding acetate--CoA ligase produces the protein MSAASLYPVRPEALANTLTDEATYKAMYQQSVVNPDGFWREQAKRLDWIKPFTTVKQTSFDDHHVDIKWFADGTLNVSYNCLDRHLAERGDQIAIIWEGDDPSESRNITYRELHEQVCKFANALRGQDVHRGDVVTIYMPMIPEAVVAMLACTRIGAIHSVVFGGFSPEALAGRIIDCKSKVVITADEGLRAGKKISLKANVDDALTNPETSSIQKVIVCKRTGGDIKWNQHRDIWYEDLMKVAGTVCAPKEMGAEEALFILYTSGSTGKPKGVQHTTGGYLLYAALTHERVFDYRPGEIYWCTADVGWVTGHTYIVYGPLANGATTLLFEGVPNYPDITRVGKIVDKHQVNILYTAPTAIRAMMASGTAACEGTDGSSLRLLGSVGEPINPEAWDWYYKNVGQSRCPIVDTWWQTETGATLMSPLPGAHALKPGSAARPFFGVVPALVDNLGNIIEGAAEGNLVILDSWPGQARTLYGDHDRFVDTYFKTFRGMYFTGDGARRDEDGYWWITGRVDDVLNVSGHRMGTAEIESAMVAHPKVAEAAVVGVPHDIKGQGIYVYVTLNGGEEPNEALRLELKNWVRKEIGPIASPDVIQWAPGLPKTRSGKIMRRILRKIATAEYDGLGDISTLADPGVVQHLIDTHKTMNVA, from the coding sequence ATGAGTGCGGCTTCTCTGTATCCCGTTCGTCCCGAGGCTCTGGCCAATACCCTGACTGACGAGGCGACCTACAAGGCCATGTACCAGCAGTCGGTCGTCAACCCGGACGGCTTCTGGCGCGAACAAGCCAAGCGCCTCGACTGGATCAAGCCTTTCACCACGGTGAAGCAGACCTCGTTCGACGACCACCATGTCGACATCAAGTGGTTCGCCGACGGCACCCTCAACGTTTCCTACAACTGCCTCGACCGTCACCTGGCCGAGCGCGGTGACCAGATCGCGATCATCTGGGAAGGCGATGACCCTTCCGAGAGCCGCAACATCACCTACCGCGAGCTGCACGAACAAGTCTGCAAGTTTGCCAACGCCCTGCGTGGCCAGGATGTGCACCGCGGCGACGTGGTGACTATCTATATGCCGATGATCCCCGAAGCCGTGGTCGCCATGCTGGCCTGCACCCGGATCGGCGCGATTCACTCGGTGGTGTTCGGCGGCTTCTCGCCCGAAGCCCTGGCCGGACGGATCATCGACTGCAAATCGAAAGTGGTGATCACCGCTGACGAAGGCCTGCGTGCCGGTAAGAAAATTTCCCTCAAGGCCAACGTCGACGACGCGCTGACCAACCCGGAAACCAGCAGCATCCAGAAAGTCATCGTGTGCAAGCGCACCGGTGGCGACATCAAGTGGAACCAGCATCGCGACATCTGGTACGAAGACCTGATGAAAGTCGCGGGCACCGTCTGCGCGCCGAAAGAAATGGGCGCCGAAGAAGCGCTGTTCATCCTCTACACCTCCGGCTCCACCGGCAAGCCAAAGGGCGTTCAGCACACCACCGGCGGCTACCTGCTGTACGCGGCGCTGACCCATGAGCGCGTGTTCGACTACCGTCCGGGCGAAATCTACTGGTGCACCGCCGACGTCGGCTGGGTCACTGGCCACACCTACATCGTCTACGGCCCGCTGGCCAATGGCGCGACCACCCTGCTGTTCGAAGGTGTGCCGAACTACCCGGACATCACCCGGGTGGGGAAAATCGTCGACAAGCACCAGGTCAATATCCTCTACACCGCGCCGACCGCGATCCGCGCCATGATGGCCTCCGGCACTGCCGCCTGCGAAGGCACCGATGGCAGCAGCCTGCGCCTGTTGGGTTCGGTGGGTGAGCCGATCAACCCAGAAGCCTGGGACTGGTACTACAAGAACGTCGGACAATCGCGTTGCCCGATCGTCGACACCTGGTGGCAGACCGAAACCGGCGCCACCCTGATGAGCCCGCTGCCGGGCGCTCACGCCCTCAAGCCAGGCTCTGCGGCGCGTCCGTTCTTCGGCGTGGTACCGGCGCTGGTGGATAACCTGGGCAACATCATCGAGGGTGCGGCCGAAGGCAACCTGGTGATCCTCGACTCGTGGCCAGGCCAGGCCCGTACCCTGTACGGCGACCATGACCGTTTTGTCGACACCTACTTCAAGACCTTCCGCGGTATGTACTTCACCGGCGACGGTGCTCGTCGCGACGAAGACGGCTACTGGTGGATCACCGGCCGGGTGGATGACGTGCTCAACGTCTCCGGCCACCGCATGGGCACCGCCGAAATCGAAAGCGCGATGGTCGCCCACCCGAAAGTCGCCGAGGCCGCGGTAGTCGGCGTGCCGCACGACATCAAGGGTCAGGGGATCTATGTCTACGTCACCCTCAACGGTGGCGAAGAGCCGAACGAAGCGTTGCGCCTGGAGCTGAAGAACTGGGTGCGCAAGGAGATCGGTCCGATCGCCTCGCCGGATGTCATCCAGTGGGCGCCAGGGCTGCCGAAAACCCGTTCGGGGAAAATCATGCGCCGCATCCTGCGCAAGATTGCCACGGCTGAGTACGATGGCTTGGGTGACATCTCGACCCTGGCCGACCCGGGTGTGGTGCAGCATTTGATCGATACTCACAAGACCATGAACGTCGCGTAA
- a CDS encoding tyrosine-type recombinase/integrase has protein sequence MRVRLQLAEKTRDLALFNLAIDSKLRACDLTKLRVRDIAHGEHVSSRAMVMQQKTQHSVQFEITEQTRTVLEAWMHQAQLRSEDFLFPTRLHDSDHLSTRQYARIVKAWVTAIGLDPTMYGTHTLRRTKASLIYRRTKNLRAVQLLLGHTKLESTVRYLGIEVDDALELAEQTEV, from the coding sequence ATCCGGGTCAGGCTCCAGCTTGCGGAGAAGACACGGGATCTGGCTCTCTTCAACCTAGCCATCGACAGCAAACTGCGTGCCTGCGACTTAACCAAGCTGCGAGTACGAGACATAGCCCATGGGGAACATGTGTCGTCACGGGCCATGGTGATGCAGCAGAAAACTCAGCACTCAGTGCAATTTGAAATCACTGAGCAAACCCGAACGGTTCTGGAGGCTTGGATGCATCAGGCCCAACTCCGCAGTGAGGACTTCTTGTTTCCGACCCGGTTGCACGACTCAGATCATCTCTCCACCAGGCAATACGCTCGAATAGTCAAAGCCTGGGTGACAGCCATTGGCCTTGACCCAACTATGTACGGTACCCACACGCTACGGCGAACCAAGGCATCACTGATCTATCGCAGGACGAAGAACCTGAGAGCTGTCCAACTCCTGCTCGGTCATACGAAGCTTGAAAGCACCGTCAGATACCTGGGAATCGAGGTCGATGACGCCCTGGAATTGGCGGAACAGACCGAAGTCTGA
- the phnX gene encoding phosphonoacetaldehyde hydrolase: MHYQQPSQLQGVVLDWAGTVVDFGSFAPTQIFVEAFAEFGVAVSLAEARGPMGMGKWDHIRTLCNEPQIAERYRLAFGRLPTDDDVTALYERFMPLQIEKIALHSALIPGALNTINGLRDKGLKIGSCSGYPAVVMEKVVELARKNGYVTDHVVATDEVPNGRPHPAQALANVIALGISDVAACVKVDDTWPGILEGRSAGMWTVALTCSGNALGLSYEEFKDLSLEELAEERARIIKMFEGSRPHYLIDTIVDLPEVIENINARLARGETPQGS; encoded by the coding sequence ATGCATTACCAACAACCTTCCCAACTGCAGGGCGTGGTACTGGACTGGGCCGGCACTGTCGTTGATTTCGGTTCTTTCGCACCGACTCAGATCTTCGTCGAAGCCTTTGCCGAGTTCGGCGTTGCAGTCTCCCTGGCAGAAGCTCGCGGGCCTATGGGCATGGGCAAATGGGATCACATCCGCACGCTGTGCAACGAACCGCAGATCGCCGAACGCTACCGTCTCGCCTTCGGCCGATTGCCCACCGACGATGATGTCACTGCCCTCTACGAGCGCTTCATGCCTTTGCAGATCGAAAAGATCGCCCTGCATTCGGCGCTGATTCCCGGTGCGCTCAATACCATCAATGGCTTGCGCGACAAGGGACTGAAAATCGGTTCTTGCTCAGGCTACCCGGCCGTGGTCATGGAAAAAGTCGTGGAGCTGGCTCGCAAGAACGGCTACGTCACCGACCATGTGGTGGCGACCGACGAAGTGCCCAACGGTCGTCCACACCCCGCACAAGCGTTGGCTAACGTGATTGCGCTGGGCATCAGTGATGTAGCGGCCTGCGTCAAGGTCGACGACACCTGGCCGGGGATTCTCGAAGGCCGTAGCGCTGGAATGTGGACGGTGGCATTGACCTGCTCCGGTAACGCATTGGGCCTGTCCTATGAAGAGTTCAAGGATTTATCCCTCGAGGAGCTGGCCGAGGAACGCGCGCGCATCATCAAGATGTTCGAAGGCTCTCGCCCGCACTATCTGATCGACACCATCGTTGATTTGCCAGAGGTCATCGAAAACATCAATGCCCGCCTGGCACGTGGAGAAACCCCGCAGGGCTCCTGA
- a CDS encoding winged helix-turn-helix transcriptional regulator, with the protein MDESYGQFCTVARGAEALCERWTPLVVRELLCGSKRFNELRRGVPRMSTSLLAQRLRHLEDIGVVHRTATGNVWEYSLTEAGEELRPIIMALGHWGARWIGSRLRDNELDAGLLMWDVRRFARIEMFPPRTVVIHFRFRDARAGEQDWWLVVEHGVADLCRDDPGRELTLVVDSSVRALTEVWAGDRTPKEVLQSQELRVDGAVQDAQNLWRWLGTSAFAGTRSAAIGPLQ; encoded by the coding sequence ATGGACGAAAGCTACGGTCAGTTCTGCACCGTCGCGCGCGGTGCTGAAGCACTGTGTGAGCGCTGGACGCCTTTGGTCGTGCGCGAGCTGCTATGCGGCAGTAAGCGCTTCAATGAATTGCGTCGAGGCGTACCCCGGATGTCCACCAGCTTGCTGGCACAGCGGTTGCGCCACTTGGAAGATATCGGTGTCGTACATCGCACGGCCACAGGCAACGTCTGGGAGTACAGCCTGACTGAGGCCGGCGAGGAGTTGCGCCCGATCATTATGGCGCTTGGCCATTGGGGCGCGCGTTGGATAGGCAGTCGCCTTCGCGATAACGAACTCGACGCGGGCTTGCTCATGTGGGACGTGCGCCGGTTCGCACGCATCGAGATGTTCCCACCCAGGACAGTGGTCATCCATTTCAGATTCCGCGACGCGCGGGCCGGCGAGCAAGATTGGTGGCTGGTGGTCGAACACGGTGTGGCAGATCTGTGCCGCGACGATCCCGGACGCGAGCTGACCCTCGTCGTGGACTCTAGCGTGCGCGCGTTAACTGAGGTCTGGGCGGGCGACCGAACACCAAAGGAGGTTCTTCAGTCGCAAGAACTGCGTGTAGACGGGGCTGTACAGGATGCGCAAAACCTATGGCGCTGGCTTGGCACGAGTGCGTTCGCCGGGACCCGCAGCGCTGCAATCGGGCCATTGCAATAG
- a CDS encoding RES family NAD+ phosphorylase, producing the protein MTIVPGNGELYLWRLDQEKHASTWSSGIGAEIAGGRWNSKGCKAVYCSADPSTAILEVAVHKGFQALDTVPHVLTCARVKETKLVHRVMPNSVPNANWLFPGSPGRGQQQFGDGLLAQHPFVLIPSAVSRHSWNVLMNPAAAQDLFELVSQEQFALDTRLNPP; encoded by the coding sequence ATGACGATAGTGCCAGGCAATGGTGAGTTGTATTTGTGGCGTCTTGATCAGGAGAAGCATGCGTCCACCTGGTCGTCCGGTATAGGCGCTGAAATTGCCGGCGGCCGGTGGAACTCTAAAGGTTGCAAGGCTGTGTATTGTTCGGCGGATCCTTCCACGGCAATTCTTGAGGTGGCGGTGCATAAAGGCTTTCAGGCATTGGACACTGTCCCACACGTCTTGACGTGTGCCCGGGTAAAAGAAACCAAGTTGGTTCACCGGGTGATGCCGAACTCGGTACCGAATGCCAACTGGCTATTTCCAGGCTCCCCCGGCCGCGGCCAACAGCAGTTCGGTGACGGCCTCCTAGCTCAGCATCCCTTCGTATTGATACCTTCGGCGGTTTCTCGGCACAGCTGGAATGTGCTGATGAATCCCGCTGCTGCGCAGGATCTGTTTGAGCTCGTTAGCCAAGAACAATTCGCTTTGGACACCAGGCTCAATCCTCCCTAG
- the parS gene encoding type II RES/Xre toxin-antitoxin system antitoxin — MIAAGKESYPIAYDPIRPLQLLFGEGKKLKATNAFELHALMEKGFPSDLVISFVQSYSQFRDHHVFSRIIGLSDRTVQRRIKSPEPLTAEQTNGTWRLATVLSKAEEVLGDRQQAVNWMTSPAMGLEGKAPIDLLTTQMGFELVEDFLTRMEYGVYS, encoded by the coding sequence ATGATTGCTGCAGGCAAAGAGTCCTATCCAATAGCGTACGACCCAATACGTCCGCTGCAATTGCTGTTCGGTGAGGGGAAAAAGCTCAAAGCCACCAACGCATTTGAGCTTCACGCGCTCATGGAGAAAGGTTTTCCGTCGGACCTGGTCATCTCGTTTGTTCAATCGTACAGCCAGTTCCGTGACCATCACGTTTTTTCTAGGATCATTGGCCTGTCTGATCGTACGGTGCAGCGTCGGATCAAGAGTCCTGAGCCGCTGACCGCTGAACAAACAAACGGCACCTGGCGCTTGGCTACGGTGTTGAGCAAGGCTGAAGAAGTGTTGGGTGATCGTCAGCAAGCGGTTAATTGGATGACGTCGCCAGCAATGGGGCTTGAAGGGAAGGCGCCTATAGATCTTCTGACCACGCAAATGGGCTTCGAGCTTGTCGAGGACTTTTTGACGCGCATGGAGTATGGGGTGTATTCCTGA
- a CDS encoding TetR/AcrR family transcriptional regulator, giving the protein MAQMGRPRTFDRDHAVEQALHLFWQHGYDATSLAQLKAGLGGGISAPSFYAAFGSKEALFDECVQRYLATFAQVTECLWDESLPPRQAIETALRQSARMQCEEGHPKGCMVTLGMMSAPNPENARVVEALTQSRARTRAGILACVDLGVSAGQLPGNIDAPAMATVFDSFLQGISILARDNTPHGLIDAAITQVMLTWDIAASTVPPTHCNG; this is encoded by the coding sequence ATGGCGCAAATGGGCCGCCCCCGCACTTTCGACCGCGACCACGCCGTGGAACAGGCCTTGCACCTGTTTTGGCAACACGGCTACGACGCGACCTCCCTCGCTCAGTTGAAAGCCGGACTCGGTGGCGGGATCTCCGCGCCGAGCTTTTACGCGGCGTTCGGTTCCAAGGAAGCATTGTTTGATGAGTGCGTGCAGCGTTACCTGGCGACCTTCGCCCAGGTCACCGAATGCCTGTGGGACGAGAGCCTGCCGCCACGCCAGGCCATCGAGACCGCGCTGCGCCAGTCGGCGCGCATGCAGTGTGAAGAAGGCCATCCCAAGGGCTGCATGGTGACCCTCGGCATGATGAGCGCGCCCAACCCAGAGAATGCTCGGGTGGTCGAAGCCCTGACCCAATCTCGCGCCCGCACTCGCGCGGGGATTTTGGCGTGTGTTGACCTGGGTGTGAGTGCCGGCCAGTTGCCGGGCAATATTGACGCGCCCGCGATGGCTACGGTGTTCGACAGTTTCTTGCAGGGTATTTCCATCCTTGCTCGGGATAACACGCCGCATGGGCTCATTGATGCGGCCATCACCCAGGTAATGCTGACGTGGGACATTGCTGCCTCTACCGTGCCGCCCACCCATTGCAATGGTTAA